A DNA window from Aspergillus nidulans FGSC A4 chromosome V contains the following coding sequences:
- a CDS encoding uncharacterized protein (transcript_id=CADANIAT00003465) — translation MLFNLGMTADAAAAHNSELASPETQLPMPSRHSSPRPFSFTNLPSWGLGSRFSADKPADPERPRFEQRRSMPITAIEPRSSSDEDLHSTAVPPPVRQLNQHKHHKPPASSRPKTTYQLAHPATNARHKRLKLRPKLLLQLQRVSPASRPVPVFDVLPSALFMPRLARKVPAALRGKRGLGPNDLIVTTSDLYQPMLEVPDKNLSSDEENGDHREVVATICQPCKEDALAKGKAEICLNSGTVWEATPLPNGSYEFAANTDSGLMVLRWVRRGPKKRRVSAPPGSVFPEDSCRFTFSVIDPTTRRHPVIASMTRNHLEVYDRYSLPSTAPSSPTSAALSVISDGSEMDLALDQQVMETDEKLRLLITITSIWVAFREGWSHSFRYNDAPLNGKATRSTSASRNVSAPTPGEEEAHKPASGDPSRRVVTWTAAASQPPASDRSTQFGSLSKRSNSTGTAFLDRANRRHSSMNRQSVASPRQSYEGSPEPKAIRLNSAHRSGSQQQEVRENTKLESTPVTPKAAHRSKQEGRQISIDGQLESPRPKGKRRHRLSNLFDFLIRKSGHHHQ, via the coding sequence ATGCTCTTCAACCTCGGCATGACAGCTGATGCCGCTGCCGCTCATAACAGCGAGCTCGCTAGCCCTGAAACACAGCTCCCCATGCCTTCTCGCCACTCGTCGCCTCGTCCGTTCTCATTCACCAATCTACCTTCTTGGGGATTGGGCAGTCGGTTCAGCGCCGATAAGCCCGCAGATCCAGAAAGACCGCGATTTGAGCAACGTCGGTCAATGCCAATCACCGCTATCGAGCCTAGATCTTCAAGCGATGAAGATCTGCACTCAACCGCTGTACCTCCACCAGTTCGCCAACTCAACCAGCATAAACACCACAAGCCGCCTGCGTCTTCACGGCCGAAAACTACATACCAGCTAGCCCATCCGGCGACCAATGCGCGCCATAAACGGCTGAAGTTGAGGCCGAAGCTTCTCTTACAACTGCAGCGAGTTTCGCCAGCATCGCGACCGGTGCCTGTCTTCGATGTTTTACCGTCAGCCTTGTTCATGCCACGATTGGCCCGGAAAGTCCCTGCGGCCTTGCGCGGCAAGCGGGGATTGGGCCCAAATGATTTGATAGTCACCACTAGCGATCTATATCAGCCTATGCTCGAAGTGCCAGACAAGAACCTGAGCTCGGACGAGGAGAATGGGGATCACCGTGAAGTAGTAGCGACAATCTGCCAGCCTTGTAAGGAGGACGCTTTGGCTAAAGGGAAGGCAGAAATCTGCCTGAACTCTGGGACCGTATGGGAGGCTACGCCTCTTCCGAATGGTTCCTACGAATTTGCTGCCAATACGGACTCGGGACTCATGGTTTTGCGATGGGTACGGCGCGGACCAAAGAAGCGCCGCGTATCAGCACCTCCTGGCTCTGTCTTCCCGGAAGATAGTTGCCGCTTTACATTCAGTGTTATCGACCCCACTACTCGCCGACACCCAGTCATCGCATCAATGACTCGAAACCACCTTGAGGTATACGACAGGTACTCACTACCAAGCACTGCCCCGTCTTCTCCTACATCTGCTGCTTTGTCGGTCATCAGCGATGGCTCCGAGATGGATTTGGCATTGGACCAGCAGGTAATGGAAACCGATGAGAAACTCCGCTTGTTGATCACCATTACTAGCATCTGGGTTGCTTTCCGGGAGGGTTGGTCACACAGTTTTCGCTACAATGATGCTCCGCTTAACGGAAAGGCCACCCGCTCCACTAGCGCTTCGAGAAATGTGTCAGCACCAACCccgggagaagaggaggcccATAAGCCAGCATCAGGGGACCCGAGCAGGCGTGTAGTGACCTGGACCGCCGCAGCCTCCCAACCACCCGCATCAGACCGGTCGACTCAGTTTGGCAGCTTATCTAAACGATCCAACTCCACTGGAACGGCCTTTCTTGATAGAGCCAACAGGCGTCATTCATCAATGAATCGGCAGAGCGTAGCCAGTCCTCGCCAGTCGTATGAGGGGTCGCCAGAGCCTAAAGCTATCAGACTTAACTCGGCACACAGATCCGGATCGCAGCAGCAAGAAGTTCGCGAGAATACCAAACTTGAGTCAACGCCTGTCACTCCAAAAGCAGCGCATCGTTCTAAACAAGAGGGCCGCCAAATATC